In Temnothorax longispinosus isolate EJ_2023e chromosome 10, Tlon_JGU_v1, whole genome shotgun sequence, a single window of DNA contains:
- the Spred gene encoding sprouty-related, EVH1 domain-containing protein 2 isoform X3, with protein sequence MTEASDDGNYLVRVHAQVMTRDDSSGGWVPLSGGGLANVSVRRRVTPSGVHQINNTNGTTIPTTTNPTNSVSNAAVGLQNHGSSNISPPGANKRKHEYLIYGKRITDQSVVLSCTIKKDFEYNKVMPTFHHWRTGEKKFGLTFQTAADARAFDKGVRTAVEELLEDAGDEDVFMTLNLPVEPPEPRASSDTPHGFRVPNYSQYSELSDSHRSIHYIGGSSTIKAPPTQHPLASAADIGSDNYPYVQLTTLNHEYLYPIIDDHKGERLDGHNTSNSGSSLKKPDTIISQPSKNTMKRNVRLRCKHCQELYSEQHNPKGSCEYAPDPIRRGIATVSCLSCAQCMLYHCMSDAEGDFAQNPCSCSTEEGWGRRWCGLALLSIIVPCLWIYPPLKAVHWCAVSCGMCGGRHHPTE encoded by the exons TGGTAACTATCTGGTAAGGGTCCATGCCCAGGTAATGACGAGAGATGACAGTTCCGGTGGTTGGGTTCCTTTGAGCGGTGGTGGATTAGCGAATGTCTCAGTCAGGCGTAGAGTCACTCCCTCAGGAGTACATCAAATAAACAATACTAATGGAACCACTATTCCTACCACGACTAATCCTACGAATTCCGTCTCCAATGCAGCGGTCGGTCTTCAGAACCATGGATCTTCCAATATTTCCCCGCCTGGcgcgaataaaagaaaacatgaATATCTTATTTATGGGAAACGTATTACCGATCAGTCG gttGTTCTTAGTTGTacgattaaaaaagatttcgaaTATAATAAGGTAATGCCAACTTTTCATCACTGGCGGACAGGGGAAAAGAAGTTTGGTTTAACGTTTCAAACAGCTGCCGACGCAAGGGCGTTTGACAAAGGTGTTCGAACAGCAGTTGAGGAACTATTGGAAG ACGCTGGGGATGAAGATGTTTTcatg ACTTTGAATTTGCCAGTGGAACCACCTGAGCCACGTGCGTCTTCGGATACACCTCATGGATTTCGAGTGCCGAATTATTCTCAATATTCGGAGCTTTCTGACTCTCACCGATCTATCCATTACATCGGTGGTTCTTCCACCATTAAAGCTCCGCCGACGCAACATCCTCTGGCTTCTGCCGCAGACATTGGATCAGATAATTATCCCTATGTGCAGCTTACAACACTTAATCATGAATATCTGTATCCTATTATTGACGATCATAAGGGTGAGAGATTAGACGGACATAATACTTCTAATAGCGGAAGCTCTTTGAAGAAACCAGACACAATAATATCGCAACCTTCGAAGAATACTATGAAACGTAATGTACGTTTACGTTGCAAGCATTGTCAAGAACTGTATTCGGAGCAACATAATCCAAAAGGTTCCTGCGAGTATGCTCCCGATCCAATTAGGCGTGGAATTGCAACAGTCTCTTGTTTGTCATGTGCCCAATGTATGTTATATCACTGCATGAGTGACGCCGAAGGTGATTTTGCACAAAATCCTTGTAG TTGTAGTACAGAAGAAGGATGGGGACGAAGATGGTGCGGTTTGGCCTTGTTGTCAATCATCGTCCCTTGCTTGTGGATATATCCTCCTCTTAAAGCTGTACATTGGTGTGCAGTTTCCTGCGGCATGTGCGGCGGGCGTCACCATCCTACGGAATAG
- the Spred gene encoding sprouty-related, EVH1 domain-containing protein 1 isoform X1, whose product MTEASDDGNYLVRVHAQVMTRDDSSGGWVPLSGGGLANVSVRRRVTPSGVHQINNTNGTTIPTTTNPTNSVSNAAVGLQNHGSSNISPPGANKRKHEYLIYGKRITDQSVVLSCTIKKDFEYNKVMPTFHHWRTGEKKFGLTFQTAADARAFDKGVRTAVEELLEGLSDLTLTTDVPDAGDEDVFMTLNLPVEPPEPRASSDTPHGFRVPNYSQYSELSDSHRSIHYIGGSSTIKAPPTQHPLASAADIGSDNYPYVQLTTLNHEYLYPIIDDHKGERLDGHNTSNSGSSLKKPDTIISQPSKNTMKRNVRLRCKHCQELYSEQHNPKGSCEYAPDPIRRGIATVSCLSCAQCMLYHCMSDAEGDFAQNPCSCSTEEGWGRRWCGLALLSIIVPCLWIYPPLKAVHWCAVSCGMCGGRHHPTE is encoded by the exons TGGTAACTATCTGGTAAGGGTCCATGCCCAGGTAATGACGAGAGATGACAGTTCCGGTGGTTGGGTTCCTTTGAGCGGTGGTGGATTAGCGAATGTCTCAGTCAGGCGTAGAGTCACTCCCTCAGGAGTACATCAAATAAACAATACTAATGGAACCACTATTCCTACCACGACTAATCCTACGAATTCCGTCTCCAATGCAGCGGTCGGTCTTCAGAACCATGGATCTTCCAATATTTCCCCGCCTGGcgcgaataaaagaaaacatgaATATCTTATTTATGGGAAACGTATTACCGATCAGTCG gttGTTCTTAGTTGTacgattaaaaaagatttcgaaTATAATAAGGTAATGCCAACTTTTCATCACTGGCGGACAGGGGAAAAGAAGTTTGGTTTAACGTTTCAAACAGCTGCCGACGCAAGGGCGTTTGACAAAGGTGTTCGAACAGCAGTTGAGGAACTATTGGAAG GTTTGTCTGATTTAACGTTGACTACCGATGTTCCAGACGCTGGGGATGAAGATGTTTTcatg ACTTTGAATTTGCCAGTGGAACCACCTGAGCCACGTGCGTCTTCGGATACACCTCATGGATTTCGAGTGCCGAATTATTCTCAATATTCGGAGCTTTCTGACTCTCACCGATCTATCCATTACATCGGTGGTTCTTCCACCATTAAAGCTCCGCCGACGCAACATCCTCTGGCTTCTGCCGCAGACATTGGATCAGATAATTATCCCTATGTGCAGCTTACAACACTTAATCATGAATATCTGTATCCTATTATTGACGATCATAAGGGTGAGAGATTAGACGGACATAATACTTCTAATAGCGGAAGCTCTTTGAAGAAACCAGACACAATAATATCGCAACCTTCGAAGAATACTATGAAACGTAATGTACGTTTACGTTGCAAGCATTGTCAAGAACTGTATTCGGAGCAACATAATCCAAAAGGTTCCTGCGAGTATGCTCCCGATCCAATTAGGCGTGGAATTGCAACAGTCTCTTGTTTGTCATGTGCCCAATGTATGTTATATCACTGCATGAGTGACGCCGAAGGTGATTTTGCACAAAATCCTTGTAG TTGTAGTACAGAAGAAGGATGGGGACGAAGATGGTGCGGTTTGGCCTTGTTGTCAATCATCGTCCCTTGCTTGTGGATATATCCTCCTCTTAAAGCTGTACATTGGTGTGCAGTTTCCTGCGGCATGTGCGGCGGGCGTCACCATCCTACGGAATAG
- the Spred gene encoding sprouty-related, EVH1 domain-containing protein 1 isoform X4 yields the protein MTRDDSSGGWVPLSGGGLANVSVRRRVTPSGVHQINNTNGTTIPTTTNPTNSVSNAAVGLQNHGSSNISPPGANKRKHEYLIYGKRITDQSVVLSCTIKKDFEYNKVMPTFHHWRTGEKKFGLTFQTAADARAFDKGVRTAVEELLEGLSDLTLTTDVPDAGDEDVFMTLNLPVEPPEPRASSDTPHGFRVPNYSQYSELSDSHRSIHYIGGSSTIKAPPTQHPLASAADIGSDNYPYVQLTTLNHEYLYPIIDDHKGERLDGHNTSNSGSSLKKPDTIISQPSKNTMKRNVRLRCKHCQELYSEQHNPKGSCEYAPDPIRRGIATVSCLSCAQCMLYHCMSDAEGDFAQNPCSCSTEEGWGRRWCGLALLSIIVPCLWIYPPLKAVHWCAVSCGMCGGRHHPTE from the exons ATGACGAGAGATGACAGTTCCGGTGGTTGGGTTCCTTTGAGCGGTGGTGGATTAGCGAATGTCTCAGTCAGGCGTAGAGTCACTCCCTCAGGAGTACATCAAATAAACAATACTAATGGAACCACTATTCCTACCACGACTAATCCTACGAATTCCGTCTCCAATGCAGCGGTCGGTCTTCAGAACCATGGATCTTCCAATATTTCCCCGCCTGGcgcgaataaaagaaaacatgaATATCTTATTTATGGGAAACGTATTACCGATCAGTCG gttGTTCTTAGTTGTacgattaaaaaagatttcgaaTATAATAAGGTAATGCCAACTTTTCATCACTGGCGGACAGGGGAAAAGAAGTTTGGTTTAACGTTTCAAACAGCTGCCGACGCAAGGGCGTTTGACAAAGGTGTTCGAACAGCAGTTGAGGAACTATTGGAAG GTTTGTCTGATTTAACGTTGACTACCGATGTTCCAGACGCTGGGGATGAAGATGTTTTcatg ACTTTGAATTTGCCAGTGGAACCACCTGAGCCACGTGCGTCTTCGGATACACCTCATGGATTTCGAGTGCCGAATTATTCTCAATATTCGGAGCTTTCTGACTCTCACCGATCTATCCATTACATCGGTGGTTCTTCCACCATTAAAGCTCCGCCGACGCAACATCCTCTGGCTTCTGCCGCAGACATTGGATCAGATAATTATCCCTATGTGCAGCTTACAACACTTAATCATGAATATCTGTATCCTATTATTGACGATCATAAGGGTGAGAGATTAGACGGACATAATACTTCTAATAGCGGAAGCTCTTTGAAGAAACCAGACACAATAATATCGCAACCTTCGAAGAATACTATGAAACGTAATGTACGTTTACGTTGCAAGCATTGTCAAGAACTGTATTCGGAGCAACATAATCCAAAAGGTTCCTGCGAGTATGCTCCCGATCCAATTAGGCGTGGAATTGCAACAGTCTCTTGTTTGTCATGTGCCCAATGTATGTTATATCACTGCATGAGTGACGCCGAAGGTGATTTTGCACAAAATCCTTGTAG TTGTAGTACAGAAGAAGGATGGGGACGAAGATGGTGCGGTTTGGCCTTGTTGTCAATCATCGTCCCTTGCTTGTGGATATATCCTCCTCTTAAAGCTGTACATTGGTGTGCAGTTTCCTGCGGCATGTGCGGCGGGCGTCACCATCCTACGGAATAG
- the Spred gene encoding sprouty-related, EVH1 domain-containing protein 1 isoform X2: MFGNYLVRVHAQVMTRDDSSGGWVPLSGGGLANVSVRRRVTPSGVHQINNTNGTTIPTTTNPTNSVSNAAVGLQNHGSSNISPPGANKRKHEYLIYGKRITDQSVVLSCTIKKDFEYNKVMPTFHHWRTGEKKFGLTFQTAADARAFDKGVRTAVEELLEGLSDLTLTTDVPDAGDEDVFMTLNLPVEPPEPRASSDTPHGFRVPNYSQYSELSDSHRSIHYIGGSSTIKAPPTQHPLASAADIGSDNYPYVQLTTLNHEYLYPIIDDHKGERLDGHNTSNSGSSLKKPDTIISQPSKNTMKRNVRLRCKHCQELYSEQHNPKGSCEYAPDPIRRGIATVSCLSCAQCMLYHCMSDAEGDFAQNPCSCSTEEGWGRRWCGLALLSIIVPCLWIYPPLKAVHWCAVSCGMCGGRHHPTE, from the exons ATGTT TGGTAACTATCTGGTAAGGGTCCATGCCCAGGTAATGACGAGAGATGACAGTTCCGGTGGTTGGGTTCCTTTGAGCGGTGGTGGATTAGCGAATGTCTCAGTCAGGCGTAGAGTCACTCCCTCAGGAGTACATCAAATAAACAATACTAATGGAACCACTATTCCTACCACGACTAATCCTACGAATTCCGTCTCCAATGCAGCGGTCGGTCTTCAGAACCATGGATCTTCCAATATTTCCCCGCCTGGcgcgaataaaagaaaacatgaATATCTTATTTATGGGAAACGTATTACCGATCAGTCG gttGTTCTTAGTTGTacgattaaaaaagatttcgaaTATAATAAGGTAATGCCAACTTTTCATCACTGGCGGACAGGGGAAAAGAAGTTTGGTTTAACGTTTCAAACAGCTGCCGACGCAAGGGCGTTTGACAAAGGTGTTCGAACAGCAGTTGAGGAACTATTGGAAG GTTTGTCTGATTTAACGTTGACTACCGATGTTCCAGACGCTGGGGATGAAGATGTTTTcatg ACTTTGAATTTGCCAGTGGAACCACCTGAGCCACGTGCGTCTTCGGATACACCTCATGGATTTCGAGTGCCGAATTATTCTCAATATTCGGAGCTTTCTGACTCTCACCGATCTATCCATTACATCGGTGGTTCTTCCACCATTAAAGCTCCGCCGACGCAACATCCTCTGGCTTCTGCCGCAGACATTGGATCAGATAATTATCCCTATGTGCAGCTTACAACACTTAATCATGAATATCTGTATCCTATTATTGACGATCATAAGGGTGAGAGATTAGACGGACATAATACTTCTAATAGCGGAAGCTCTTTGAAGAAACCAGACACAATAATATCGCAACCTTCGAAGAATACTATGAAACGTAATGTACGTTTACGTTGCAAGCATTGTCAAGAACTGTATTCGGAGCAACATAATCCAAAAGGTTCCTGCGAGTATGCTCCCGATCCAATTAGGCGTGGAATTGCAACAGTCTCTTGTTTGTCATGTGCCCAATGTATGTTATATCACTGCATGAGTGACGCCGAAGGTGATTTTGCACAAAATCCTTGTAG TTGTAGTACAGAAGAAGGATGGGGACGAAGATGGTGCGGTTTGGCCTTGTTGTCAATCATCGTCCCTTGCTTGTGGATATATCCTCCTCTTAAAGCTGTACATTGGTGTGCAGTTTCCTGCGGCATGTGCGGCGGGCGTCACCATCCTACGGAATAG